A stretch of Nitrospiria bacterium DNA encodes these proteins:
- a CDS encoding response regulator, translated as MEPVTILIADDEPYIVRSLSYILQREGIPFAVATDGQEALQKVRQHRPKIFFLDIMMPKKSGFEVCAEVKKDPALRSTHIIMLTAKGQEEDKQKSLTAGANEYITKPFSPRQVLARVRELLGPATGA; from the coding sequence TTGGAACCGGTAACGATCCTCATCGCGGATGATGAGCCCTATATCGTCCGATCCCTGTCGTATATTCTCCAACGGGAGGGCATTCCCTTCGCCGTCGCAACGGACGGCCAGGAAGCGCTGCAGAAGGTCCGACAACATCGGCCGAAAATCTTTTTCCTCGACATCATGATGCCGAAAAAATCGGGGTTTGAAGTCTGCGCCGAGGTGAAGAAAGACCCCGCGCTTCGCTCGACCCACATCATCATGCTGACCGCCAAAGGACAGGAAGAAGACAAACAAAAAAGTCTGACGGCCGGGGCCAACGAATACATCACCAAGCCGTTCAGCCCCCGGCAGGTCCTGGCTCGCGTGCGGGAACTCCTCGGTCCCGCGACAGGCGCATAG